A portion of the Paucilactobacillus hokkaidonensis JCM 18461 genome contains these proteins:
- the pstC gene encoding phosphate ABC transporter permease subunit PstC, which translates to MDKIRESILTTSKASKIERKGKLISLLCLSGICLIVVAIFSFIAYRGLATFTSDHVSLGKFLTGTQWNPEVVKDGHPLVGALPMIVGSFLITILATALAIPFAIGTALMMTDITPKTGTRILQPVLELLVGIPSVVYGFVGLTVVVPAIRTVFGGSGFGILAGTFVLFVMVLPTITSMTVDSLGSVPKSYRSASLALGATRWQTIYKVVLRSATPGILTAIVFGMARAFGEALAVQMVVGNATLLPTSLVAPAATLTSVLTTGIGNTVLGTVQNDALWSLALILLLMSLAFNLAIHLIAKRGSMKL; encoded by the coding sequence ATGGATAAAATTAGGGAGAGTATCTTAACCACTTCTAAGGCCAGCAAAATTGAAAGAAAAGGTAAACTGATTAGCCTACTATGTCTTAGTGGTATTTGTTTGATCGTGGTTGCGATTTTTAGTTTTATTGCCTATCGTGGGTTAGCGACGTTTACCAGTGATCATGTGTCTTTGGGAAAGTTTCTAACAGGGACCCAATGGAACCCGGAAGTAGTTAAAGATGGACATCCACTGGTTGGCGCCTTACCAATGATTGTCGGATCCTTTTTGATTACTATTTTGGCAACGGCGTTAGCAATTCCGTTTGCAATTGGAACGGCCTTGATGATGACCGATATCACGCCAAAAACAGGAACTAGAATTTTACAACCAGTATTGGAATTATTAGTTGGAATTCCATCAGTAGTTTACGGATTTGTTGGATTAACAGTGGTGGTTCCTGCAATTAGAACTGTTTTTGGCGGTAGTGGCTTCGGAATTTTAGCGGGAACATTTGTCCTATTTGTAATGGTATTGCCCACTATTACCTCGATGACTGTCGATTCATTGGGATCTGTGCCTAAGAGCTATCGTTCTGCTTCACTGGCGTTAGGGGCAACAAGGTGGCAGACTATTTATAAAGTTGTTTTAAGGTCAGCTACTCCGGGGATCTTGACTGCTATCGTGTTTGGGATGGCACGCGCGTTTGGTGAAGCGTTAGCGGTTCAAATGGTGGTTGGAAATGCAACCTTACTACCAACTAGTTTAGTAGCGCCGGCAGCTACATTAACCAGTGTATTGACCACTGGTATTGGAAATACAGTGCTTGGAACTGTTCAAAATGATGCATTGTGGTCGTTGGCATTGATTCTT